Genomic DNA from Solanum dulcamara chromosome 4, daSolDulc1.2, whole genome shotgun sequence:
TACGTACATGTTGcactccccagaccccacttatgGGATTACACTAGCtaggtatgttattgttgatcgTAGTATTGACGTGGATGAAGAAAGAGTGATCGTttcccttgatatctcaaccCAGTGGTATGGAAATATTTCAACCCCACGGCTTAATTAGTATTCAGTTCCCTGTGCCATTTCATGCCTGAGAGAAATAATGTGCATCCCTTAACTATTTGTTGTCATTTAGGAGCTTCTTGTTTTTTTCACGTATATTTCTAGTCACAGCTGCTTTCCTTGTTGTGACTATAGGAACAACATGGAGTAGTCGGTACCACCGGTAAAGTTGTTCTAATATCCAAGGGTAGGGTTCGAGCTAGTAGTCAAAGAAGTGTGTTGGATTTTTCCTGTATGTCCAAGCCTTGGTGGAAGAATCATCAGATGCTTGTGTCGGTGGAAGTTAGAATGTATGATACTGGTAATGCAACCTCTCAACTGGCCTTTGGGCAATTCAGACCAAGGCACTTGGTTTAGGTGCCTACCATACATTCACATACAAAACCAAAATGATGTCCCACTGCCCATTGTCACATTTTAAAATCCCTAGTCTTTGACTAACAAATTGTAAAAGTAGGTACTATTCTATTGTATGTtactataataatatataaagcTTATTTGAGCAACCAATAATCCATTAAAGCTCCAAATACTGTTACTGAGAGGTCTGCTATACTTTACTTGAAATGGATAGGACTCCTCAAGAATTAGTCTGCGTCCATTTAAGTTAACAGACGTTGATGATATGATGTTATGGATAGATGATGATCGAGTAACTCGGACCATCCGATGGAAGAATTTTACCTCGAAAGAAGAGGCAGTGACCCTTGGCGTCGATGGATATGCATCGATGACCGCTCTATCAGGTTTGTATGGCAACCCCTCAAGTGTACAATCACTTTGCTGAAGTAATAAGGCTTCAGGCATTTgattatgttgaaaataaggtATCCCAAAGGGTATTGGAGAAAGCTGGCTTCCTTAAGGAAGGtatattgagaaaatattgcTACCACCAGGGGAAAATATGTATGGCGTAGAACTCAGCAGTGTTTACTCTTGAAATAAAAGGCTATTGtggttgtttgtttacaaagtATCAACTAAGTTAAATGTGGATCAGGTAATGCAGTTCAGAACAGCTCACTGCACCTGTTTGTTAATTCTATGTTTGACAAATGATATGCCAAAGAACATGATAAATTGTTTATTAGTTTTAACTAAAATCATAAAACAAGGTGCAATGGAATAGAAAATGCTATGAGAAATAAAGGActacaatttaaaataaaaccAAAAGTTGTGCATAGCCCCCTTGTACTGGTCTGGAAGTGTATTAGAGGGGTTAAAGTATTATGACAATAAGGCTATCCAATGTTATATTAACTAGTAGAAAGATGTGAAATGAGCGACTAGAGTATTGTGGTATGATCTAAACGATTGAGATATTCAAAGTTGTACAAAATAAAAAGAGGTAGATTTGGCATAATACGTGAGACATTGTACACTTTGAAAGCAATCATATATTCGTTATAAGTGGCAACTTAGCCACTGTTGTATAGACTATACAGGGATCATGTGAAAAGTAACTACGGCAGCCACCCTGTTATTTCGAAGGGGGCTTCAACCAAGGAATTTATGGTCATTAAGAATATACAATTCAGAAAGAC
This window encodes:
- the LOC129884006 gene encoding uncharacterized protein LOC129884006, whose product is MILDSSRISLRPFKLTDVDDMMLWIDDDRVCMATPQVYNHFAEVIRLQAFDYVENKVSQRVLEKAGFLKEGILRKYCYHQGKICMA